One segment of Triticum aestivum cultivar Chinese Spring chromosome 2A, IWGSC CS RefSeq v2.1, whole genome shotgun sequence DNA contains the following:
- the LOC123191863 gene encoding U11/U12 small nuclear ribonucleoprotein 25 kDa protein-like, translating into MDSARASKPEEEVAAYQSGEAKQARLQSMLAALLDDPILAGVPRKPSLADVDTLINLELGSAMRVTIVKLDNTSDTDVAVLNTATLKDLKLAIRK; encoded by the exons ATGGATTCGGCACGCGCCTCAAAgcccgaggaggaggtggccgctTACCAGAGCGGCGAGGCCAAGCAGGCGAGGCTGCAGTCCATGCTCGCGGCGCTCCTCGATGACCCCATTCTGGCCGGCGTCCCGAGGAAGCCCTCGCTGGCGGATGTGGACACGCTCATCAACCTCGAGCTCGGTAGCGCCATGAGGGTGACCATCGTCAAGCTGGACAACACCTC TGATACGGATGTCGCGGTGTTGAACACTGCTACGCTCAAGGATTTGAAGCTGGCTATCAGGAAGTGA